TTAATCATCAGCTATTCAACCACATAAACTGATTATTAACGAAAATAAACTTCAGGTATGAGGTAAATCATATTATTAGATGGACAATACCGATTTGCTCAAAAAAAAAAAAAAAAAGATGGACAATACCGATTACTGCTGGCATAACTTAAAAATGAATAATTGTTTGCCTTCAATACTAGTATTGCTTGTAGGATTCAGAAAACAAAATTAAGATCGACTAAAACACAAATAGAGATGAAAATTATCCAAAGTTGCAAACCAAAAAATATCTTAGCAGAAAGACTAAACTAATAATCTCTTTCTAATTAATGCAATACTTTAAGAAAGTGGTATAGTATGAGATGTTCCTAACCACATAAATAAAGAATGCGTGCTTATAAAAAGAAGCCATTGTGACACACCAAAGAAGAGGAATAGATTTTTCTGCTGGAGACGGAAAAAGACGAAAGTAGCCTCAAAAAACGAATTGAATCACAGAAAACTCGCTACGATAAATTATCCTTTGTCCTGCAACTTGCACTTTCCTCTCTTCTGGCTTCACCTTATTTCTGTGTCCAACAAGAAACCAAAAGAGAGAGAGAAACAGAAGTAAAATTATAATATAATGGGAAAGAAGTGTGATTTATGCGACGGTGTTGCACGAATGTACTGCGAGTCAGATCAAGCGAGTCTCTGCTGGAACTGCGACGCCAAAGTTCACGGCGCTAACTTCCTCGTCGCTAAGCACACGCGTTGCCTCCTCTGCAGCGCCTGCCAGTCACCCACGCCGTGGAAAGCCACGGGCCTTCGTCTCGGCCCAACCTTCTCCGTCTGCGACTCATGCGTCGCTCTTAAATCCGCCGTCGGCGGTGGAGCAGGTGTCGGCGCCGATCAAAGCCAGGAGGTCAATGAGGGTCAGCTCAGGCGCCGGGATGATGACGGTGATAGCGCCGAGTCTTACGACGATGGTGAGGACGAAGATGAAGATGAGGAGTACAGTGATGAAGATGAAGAGGAGGATGACGCTGACGACGAGGAGGCGGAGAATCAAGTCGTACCGTGGTCTGCGGCGGCGGCGGCTCAACTTCCTCCCGTGATGAGTTCGTCATCTTCTAACGGCGGAGGTGGAGATCTGGCGGCGAAGAGGACGAGGGACTACTCCGATGTACGGATCTAACATTTACATTCTTTCCTTTTGGATTATTGTAACAGAAAATTTATGTTTTTAATTTATGATGTCTTTTTTTTTTTTAATGCAGGAGGAGATCGGATGTTCATCATCAGCTCAAGAGTCAAACTTTTCTCCTCCGTTGAAGCGACCGTCGAGAGATGAACTCGCGTTTAAATCAACGGCTGAGATTAACTCTCTAGTCAGATTAGAAGGAGAGAGAGTGTTGGAACGGCGCCGTTGATTCGTCTCCTTCATCGTCGTCTTCTCTCATCTCTGCGATGAGAAGAGATCTTGGCCGTTGATTCTCCATCTTTTTCTTTGGTAAATCACTACCGTCCATTTCTAACAGTACTTGTTATAGTGAGGAAGTTGTGTCTTGTTTGTCGTACAAATTCAGTTTTAAACATTTGTATTTGATCTATTGATGCCATATATCGTTGATTTTTTTTTGTCTTTGTAACTGATTTGGATTTGCATGTTTATTAGATTTGAAATTTTATATTTTGGTTATAAGTTTTTGGCTCTATTAAATTAGATGATACTATGGTTCAGACTTCAGAGGAATGATGGAGACTGGTGACAAATGGACATATATGTGATTGTGGTTTGCTTTGTAATGTCGACCACTCAAAATTAAAATCGTAGGGACTACGTAAAAGAAATTATATAAATTTAAGATTTTATTAGAAGTCTTATGGGTCCTAAATTCGCCAAGCATTGAACCTGTCATATCTGTCGAGTCTGCAAACTGTTTTCAATGGTCCTTTGAAGATAATGCAATCCCCATGTTTGCTTACTTCCCACCTTGAGATTATCTCGCACATGATCTCATCTTTGTATGTTAACAGTACTTTGGATAAATATAGTCTTTTTGAGAAAATTGGATAAATAGTTTACGCTTTCGTTTCTTGTGCTTTGGTTGTATATACGAAAAATACTCAGATCCTTCCAAAACACGTTTAACTTTGTTTAAGCAAATTAAATTCTATGGTTAGTGAGAATGGTGTGGGGGTTGGACCGTTGCAGTGTCTTGTCAAATTATTTATTGGTTATGTGATTATAGAAACATGTGGTTCTCATTTAACTTTTTTGTCAAAAATATTACAATTAGTTAGTGTCATTTCCAAACTATAGAATGATATTTTAATTTATAAGGAGGTATTTTTAAATTTGTTATTTTGTTTCTTATGTGGTATATTCGAAACTTAACAGCATTATTTGACAAAAAGAAAAACAAAACATGCATTATAAATTGATATCAGAAAGTAACAAAAAGATTTGTTGGGAAACTCGGTGGCTTTCACAATCAGAAGCAGATGACTATCGTCATTCGTCAAGCTTTATAGTCCATAGTTTGCAAAAGTCAAACCGAAAGCCTAATGGACCGGTCTATGGTGTACGTTGAGTTTGACAATTAGTTTAACCTTACACTAATTAAACACAACCTAACACTCGTTCAACCATAATGTAGGGAACACTTGCACGACATGGGGCTGTTTGTTTCACCATTTGCCATCTCCATCCAAATGATTCATTTGTATGATCTATTCAAATGATCCATTCAGATTTTTGTGATTGTTTGTTTGTCCATCCACATAGCTCATCTAGATGAATTATCTAAATGGATCTTATGTTTGTTTTTTTATTTTCATTTTCATTCAAATGAGTTTAGTAAACAAATTACCAAAATATCCTTGTGTTGATTTAATCATAAGTTTAATATTAATTTTAACTATATTACATTTAATTATTTAGTTTAATATATTTACATTAGAATTATTTCAAAATTAACGAGTTTTCTTTTTGCGGTTTGGGCGGGAAAACAAGTTTTTTTGGTTTTAGCGAGAAAACATATTTTTTATGTTTTGGCGGAAAACAATATTTGTTTATTTAAGGGATATAATTCAAAACTGAAACAGGAGACGAAACTTGTCTTTTGAATAATTAGAACTGGATCAATAATATCAACACACGCCAGAGAAACCCAAACAACTTTTTATCCGGGGCAGACCAGTATAAATAACTTGGTTAAGTTTGAAAAAAGCTATATAGCAGATGATCATCGATCTTTTGGTATAATCATAGGTGATATCAAAGCAATTAACTATGAAGATTATAATCCTAAAAGGATTTTTTTTTTTTTAATGTTAGTAGCAATTTCATTGTTTTAATGCGAAAATCATACATACGAGTCAATAATATATAAAAAAAGACACTGAAGAAATAATAAATTCAGAGGAGATTCCAGGGACTTGATGATTGCAAAAGATAGCACAAAACACACAACACACACTCCTCTGCACAACTCTGCTTGGGACCTTTGTTTCCATCCAACCTGCGAATTTCAAAATAATCAGACCCCAAAGAAGGAGAGACTACTCCTCACAAGGCCGTTTCATAGTCAAAAAGGTAGTTTTCATATTTACCTTGCAAGAGGGTGAATCCAATGAGATACTAAGGCGCTACTCATCTGTAAAAGTGAACTAATTGTTATCTCTTTAAATAGTCAAATCACTTGCAGCGATGATATTGAACAGACAACTTGTGACAACCGATGATGTCAACACATGTGGAATCATTGAACCAATCAAGCAAAGACCATCAATAATATTTTTTAAAAAAATCTAGGCTTTCTCAATCTCGTACCTGTTTCGCAGCACTCTGCATAGAGATATGATGTGTATAACCAGAGAGAAGAACTGTCTAATTAATAACAAGTAAACGACCAACTATATTTATGCAAACAGAAATGTGTATATGCTTTCTAAATAACTCTTTTTATTCTTTCTACCTCTGGACAACTTTTCAGAAAATAAAAGTAAAACGACCCTGATTTTTACATTTCAGATTACAGGTAAAACAATGTACAACATTCCAGTAGATGCATGTTTCACTAATTAAAGCTGGGGAGCTCATAAGTTTCATTTCTTCACATCTTTATCAAGTCAAGAATTGTGATACTTAGATTAGAGTAAAGTGAACACCCAAAAGGAAAAAAAAAACATCCTCGGTGGGCCAAAAGCAATTAACTTCTAAACTAGGAGATTTAAGAATATTCGAATAAAAAAAACACTGTATGCGTTAAGCAAAGAATAAACACCAAAGGGAGGACCAGGAGATAAAGCAGTGTATAATAATCATAAAGTGAGAAAAAATTGTTGAAGCTTATACACCACTTGCAGTGCAAATGTGCAATGCTACCTAAACCTAAAGATAATCATCGAAGAGGCTAAGAAAACTCTACACAGCAAAACGGGAAAACAACTACCAGTTACCATATTTCGATACTAAGGCAGAAAGTTAGATAACAGAGTTCATTCTTAAAAGAAACACAACTTTAACAAGATGGCACAGAGTGGAATGAACATTAACAACATCGATCAATACTTGAACATTTACAGAACATAACATCACTTTTAACTCTAATTTTTACAATGTAAATCTCTAGAAAGATGTAAGCTTTCTATGCCAATCTCTCTCAAACGCCTAACCTAACCATAATACAAGTCAACGGGGGAAGAGTGCATAAATCAAAAGATCACGAAATGTTACCTTTGACGTGTTCATGATGAGCGGAAGCAGCAGCAATCTTAGCCTCATGCGCTTCATCATCCTCGCCATCATCATCCCTCCCCGCCTTCACAGTGACAATAGCTTCCCTCGTACCTCCACCCTCCTCCCCAGGAGCAGCAGGACCGTCACGATCATCAGGATACCTCACGACAACAACAGGACAAACACAGTGGTGAACACAATAATCACTAACAGAGCCAAGCTTCCCATCGCTCCCTCTCTTCTTCTCAGCTCCAAACCCTCTGCTCCCCATGATCACAGCGCTGAGACCAAGCCTCTCGATCTCCAAACACAGCCTCTCCCTCATGTCGTGGTCCTTCACTATCTGGATCTTGTGAGGGAACCCCGCCTCCTTCAGGGGCTTCGCGAGATCGGCGACTTTCGAGGACGTGAAGGCGTCGAAATCCTCCTGGGTGGGGTGGCCCGGAGGAGGCGGGGACTGGAGGGGGAGGGGACCCCAGTCGGCGCCGAAGAGGACGGAGGTGGGGGAGACGTGGAGGATGACGACGGCGTCTCCGGGGCGGATGTAGTGATCGACGGCCCAGCGGACGGCGAAGGCGCTTTCTTCGGAGAGGTCAACGGCGACTCCGATTTTACGGCGGGNNNNNNNNNNNNNNNNNNNNNNNNNNNNNNNNNNNNNNNNNNNNNNNNNNNNNNNNNNNNNNNNNNNNNNNNNNNNNNNNNNNNNNNNNNNNNNNN
This sequence is a window from Brassica oleracea var. oleracea cultivar TO1000 chromosome C1, BOL, whole genome shotgun sequence. Protein-coding genes within it:
- the LOC106312196 gene encoding uncharacterized protein LOC106312196, yielding MNPDSDYPHLPNIKIHHPSSPRHSHHHHSSSTPCAATPTPTAGARRKIGVAVDLSEESAFAVRWAVDHYIRPGDAVVILHVSPTSVLFGADWGPLPLQSPPPPGHPTQEDFDAFTSSKVADLAKPLKEAGFPHKIQIVKDHDMRERLCLEIERLGLSAVIMGSRGFGAEKKRGSDGKLGSVSDYCVHHCVCPVVVVRYPDDRDGPAAPGEEGGGTREAIVTVKAGRDDDGEDDEAHEAKIAAASAHHEHVKDE
- the LOC106324837 gene encoding protein BFR2 codes for the protein MGKKCDLCDGVARMYCESDQASLCWNCDAKVHGANFLVAKHTRCLLCSACQSPTPWKATGLRLGPTFSVCDSCVALKSAVGGGAGVGADQSQEVNEGQLRRRDDDGDSAESYDDGEDEDEDEEYSDEDEEEDDADDEEAENQVVPWSAAAAAQLPPVMSSSSSNGGGGDLAAKRTRDYSDEEIGCSSSAQESNFSPPLKRPSRDELAFKSTAEINSLVRLEGERVLERRR